Genomic DNA from Sphaerodactylus townsendi isolate TG3544 linkage group LG14, MPM_Stown_v2.3, whole genome shotgun sequence:
cacagctcaagcggcagagcagggaattaaacccagttcctccagattagaatgcatctgctcttaaccactatgccactgctgttccttacCTTGAAATGATTACCTCAAAGTAACCCTCAAAATCCAGCCGGCAACATTCCCTAAACAAAAAGCAGGAGCAAATGAAGCTCTCTAAAGGAGTCTCGCAGGTCAGGCCCACAGCTATCAGCAAGGGTGCTGCAGGAGTTTCAACCTCCTTTCATATGGAGTCATAAGGAGAAGAACGCAACATTCTCTGCAACTGCTAAGAGGGAACCTGCATTGATTCCATCAGTTGTGGTGCATCAGTCATatacaaaatcaataaaatagttggctgttgtgggttttccagatggtGAGACTATGATCTagtagttgtttttgctcctaacatttcgcccctATCTACAGTTGGCATGTCATGGCACGATGTGTTtctcatcttaccatgacatgcctctgaagatgccagttatagACATGGGAGaaacgtgaagaagaagaaggaggaggaggagtttggatttatatcccccctttctctcctgcaggagactccgaggggcttacaatctccttgcccttccccctcacaacaaacaccctatgaggtaggtggggctgagagagctccaagaagctgtgactagcccaagatcacccagctggcgtgtgtgggagtgcacaggctaacttgaattccccagataagcctccacagctcaggtggcagagctgggattcaaacccggttcctccagattagatacatgagctcttaacctcctacgccactgctgctcctggtctggAAGCAAAACCttccagaccacagtcacaaagcccagaaaacccacaacagctagttgattattgctgtgaaagccttccacaatataaTAAAATGGAACACTGGTAACAATCAGCAGTTCTCCCCTTTTCACCCACAATGCTCCCAATATTTCCAGGAATCTTTGACAGTGGCAGTTCTTTTTCCTATTGTAGAGCAGAAATGTGATTTCTGGGTTGCCGATGAAATTTGCACAACTATTCAGAGGACTGCATCCAAAGTTTGTGCCAGACAAGAGGCTGCGGATACCCCAAGAATATCAGAGGGGCTTTGCTTGATCCTATTCCTTGCTGGCTGTGATGCACCACGTCCATGTCCAGGTCCTTGGAAAAGCAGCTTTAATAgagactggatttgattccctgacTGCACATTTCAAGGTGACAAAAAACAGATTTACCTGCCTGTTGTAACCAGCTGCTTTTATACAGAACTtgtaacaggaaagaagaagaaaaacaagagtttggatttataccctgcttacaaactcctttcccttcttcttcccactaaagacaccttataaggtaggtggggctgacagagttctgaacgGACTGTGACTAACCCACCGTCATCCataaggaatgcaggagtgggaaacaaatctggttcaccagataagagtccactggtcatgtggaggagtgagaaatcaaatccagttctccagattacagttcactgctcttaaccataccTTCATCTCCACATTTCAGCACACTGACCAGGGCAGGCATTAACTGAAATTCAAAGATTCTCTTGCTGTGGCAATTGGGGCAAGGTGGGACAGCCGTCTTGATGTCTGAcgaagggcaggttataaataaaGGCTGGCCACCCCAAGAATATCTGAGGAGACAGAGACACAGATGTGCATGCATCAATATTTATACCCTTCATCTTTGCATGAAACTGACCCCTCCATCACTTCCCTCTGGCTCACCCAGCCAGCATGAGGAAAGATCCACCTGAGATGCTCTCACTGATGACACCAGGGATTGAAGCCAGAAGCTTCTATAAGCAcagcacctgccctgctgctgaGTTACTGGGGTCCATTCCAGAAATAGATGAGGTCACCTCTTCTGAACTCCTTATAAACACCTCATGTTTGTACCACAGTGATTTGGGATATTCCAGCAGAATCACAGACTAATAGATAATGCCACGTCTCAATAAAGATCTTGGAGGACTGAACATTGCTTTGTGCATCAGCTGCAAGATTAGGTCACCCAAGAGCCAgtgattagaccaggggtagggaacctgcggctctccagatgttcaggaactacaattcccatcagcccctaccagcatggccaattggccatgctgacagaggctgatgggaattgtagttcctgaacatctggagagccgcaggttccctacccctggattagactgaTGGGCCAGGAACAAGAAGCCAGaggccccatttcccattgtacTACTCCTGAACCTTGAGAGATCTTGAGCTAGgcattctctctcaacctaagctacctcacagggctactgttctgagaataaaatggaagaagggtgAACAATGTTATAAGCGGCCTGGAGGGGAAGaacagtggagtataaataatTTAACATATCTCTTGCTTTGGCCACTGACCAAAACTTTACGGAGCAAATTTGCTGGTCTCATATAGCAGCATTCTTGGTATTGTGTTCAAGAGTTCCTTTTGCCCCCTTACTGGGGTGGATCCTCCCTATCCTACCAGCCTACTGGGcaaattttatttgttatttataccacacctttcttttTGGCCCAGTTTTGAAGCCCTCCTCCAATTTAATGGACTGTAAGTGGACCTTCCATTACAGGAAGGTTCACTTAAGTGGGGTAGAGGAAGGCTACTTGGAGGATGGCTGCATCCCACTCACTGATTTTAACTAGTGTCTCAAGACAGCCTCATTTAATTCTTGCCCAGTGTTCCCTTCCTTAACTGACAAACCCTGAACTGATCAGCTCACCTTAAGATCTGTTCTTGGCAAGGAGAGATCCTTTTCAGAAACTTGTGGAACACGGCGTCTCTCTTCTCAACATCACTCTTCTCATATTTCTCACCACAACTGTCAGCCATGTTGCTGCAAATAACAGCCGTCAAGTTACATACGTGGATGCCCCTTTTTATTAATTCTGGTTTTatccccctctgccatgcagAAGATAGACAAGACCAAAATGGACTAGACCAGACAGTCTCACCTTTCTGACACCAGCTGTTCCAAATCAACCCCCTCCCTCTGTTGATATTCCTTTAAGAGTTTTTGGGCGTGGCCCGTATCATCATAGGTAAGATAATCTTCCTCCTCCACAGCGCTGATGTAGTATGGTTGCCATATGGGAATGTTTGGGTCTTCCCCAATTGGATTATCACAGTTTCCTGAGACGTCTTGCAGGCTAAGACCTTGCAACCAAGATGCACAGTCTCCTTCTCTGGGGAAGGGATCTGATGCTGCGAGTGAGGCAAGGTTTGGGCTGCACACGTCTTCAGTCAAGGCCATGTCACCGTCTTCTCCCCAGTCATCTGCTCCATCACACCAATCCTTGGCTGCAATCAGACTTTCTTGGTTCTATGAATTCAAGAACACAAGCATAAGCACAGCAGGCATATTTCAGAAAAGATCCAGGTCAGATTATAGGTTTTACAGAGAGCCCCAAATTTGTGGGCATTTAAAAAATGACCGGTATTGAAGTGATTACCTTGCTAAAGGGTGCAAACTTACTAAACTTAAAGAAGGAAGTCCCACTGAACACAGGAAGATTTTCCTCCAAGGAAGTTATGCTTAGGAGTGACTGCAAAGATAACAAGGGCTGCCCTCCTAGTGCCTTTGTTTCAAGAATATGTTTGCAACTATCATTTTGCCGACATCTTAAGGGTTAAAAGGATTTGTTATGGCTTGAGGGAGCTATGTTCGCCACTGTTCAGGGCTGTCGGTGTGTTAGAACACATATATTGCTGCAATGCTATGAACATGTACTTTGAAGGAAACCTAAGTGAATATCATGAGACTTACTTAAATCTGAATCAGCTGAAGCTACCAGTTATTATGCAAAATGCTAAGCAATGTAAATTCTTGTGCACCTCCTACCTGAGGCCACTTGTTatataaagcaaaacaaatgcaCTGATTGGCATAGGATACCTGCTTTGGTTTGCAGTCTTGCATTTCTTCTCTGTGCACTTCCAAATATTGGGACCGTAATACCTTCCAGCTGCAGGAGAAGGTGAGCATGAAAGAAAAAATCAGCAAGGTTTGCAAAGAAAACTACaacacacatgaatctgccttatattgaatcagccCCTCAGTCCTTCAAggtcaggaagaagagtttgtatttgtatccccccccccctttctttcctgtaaggagactcaaggtgacttacaagctcctttctcttcctctccccacaacagacatcttgtaaggtaggtggggttgagagcattctgagagaactgtgactagcccaaggtcacccaacaggaatgtaggagtgcagaaacacatctggttcaccagataagcctctgtcactcaagtggaggagaggggaatcaaacccagttctccagattagaatccacctgcttttaaccactacaccatgctggctctattagCTACTCAGGCTTAAAACGGCTCcatgggtctcaggcagaggttttttaCACTTACTGCCAGATTcttcaactggaaatgctggggctgaacctgggactttctgcatgccaagcaaatgttcTGCCACTAAGTTATGACTCCTTTCCAAATTtcatagcattaaaaaaattattgacaAACCAGCATCTTAGGTGAGGTGTGACAAGAACTCTGTAGGAAACCTTAGAGAGCTCCCCCACCCATCTGTAATATGAGAATAATAACACTGAACTACCTTACAAGATTACTGCACAGATTGCTGAGCTAACGTACATGAAGATCTCTGAACATCTAAAATATTACATAAATGCTTGTCATCATCATATCTGCATTTTAGTACCAGCATCTATGCAAGGCACAAAACAGATCAACCAGTAAGGTTGCAAAACACCCTTCCGCCTGCTCACCTTTCCAATTTCCCCCAGCAGCTTTTCGTTGCACAGGCAAACACATTAAGGATTCgatggaatggggaggcttcAAGAGGGCAATACAGTTGCACAACATGCATCAGGCCAGCCCTACAAATCCCACAGAAAGGATGTTCCCAAGTTACAGAAGGGGCATGATCCtggaatcaaaggaaacaaagcagcCTCAATTAAAGATGAGCTTTTGCTTTCAATAGAGAATAGTTCCATTGCAATGAAGACAAGCTCTTCTAGCATAGGGTGGCTCTGAGTTGATGAAGGCACAAAGTAGGATTTTACCACATCAGCAAAACACATCAGCAAAATGTATCCCGATGTATGCTTATGCAAATTAGAGATCTATTCCACAGCCGCACTTAAAACGGACACACCAATGCCTCTGATAAAGTGAACTCCATGCATCACAGCCTACTGGACAGCAATTTGTCACTCAGGCATTTAACCACAGACCTATAGGTCAAAACCTCTACCCTATCTCCAGGAAATTTGGATAGATATACAACTGAGTGTCATCAACACATTGAAGGGACCCAATTCTGAaactctgatttatttatttctcataagggttattttttaaagtaaatattgAACAGCATGGGGGATAAGAAGACTATGTGCTGCGGAACCCCATAGGTGAGATCCCATGCAGAACTTGGGAGAGGAGTTTACCTACGAGTAACAAGGCGGATACTCCTAAGTC
This window encodes:
- the PDCD2L gene encoding programmed cell death protein 2-like; protein product: MSCDDRMVLFFRVPLPRTCVSCPMSASTPASRRPPVLLGLCDATVPPASSCQSRLQFQGVASKLGGAPDHAPSVTWEHPFCGICRAGLMHVVQLYCPLEASPFHRILNVFACATKSCWGKLESWKVLRSQYLEVHREEMQDCKPKQNQESLIAAKDWCDGADDWGEDGDMALTEDVCSPNLASLAASDPFPREGDCASWLQGLSLQDVSGNCDNPIGEDPNIPIWQPYYISAVEEEDYLTYDDTGHAQKLLKEYQQREGVDLEQLVSESNMADSCGEKYEKSDVEKRDAVFHKFLKRISPCQEQILRYSWGGQPLFITCPSSDIKTAVPPCPNCHSKRIFEFQLMPALVSVLKCGDEGMVKSSEL